The sequence TGAACGATATTGTGTGCCAATGTCTAGGCCCTGCCGGTTGGGAGTACTTGGATTGTGAATTGCGTAAAAATGCTTTAAAATTTTTTCAAGGGTAATAATTTTTGGGTCAAAGGTTACCAGCACTGTTTCCGCATGACCAGTTGTACCGGTACATACGGTTTTGTAATCGGGATTGTGCGTGGTGCCGCCACTGTAACCGACAGTAGTGTCAACCACGCCTTTTACTTTTTTAAAGTACGCTTCGACGCCCCAGAAGCAACCACCGCCAAGGATAATCTGTTCAAATGGCAATTGCACTTCGTCAAAAAGATACATGTAATCCAGGTATCCTTCTTCAATCATCTTCTCGACAGGAATAAAGCGAAGTGCTGCAGAATTAATGCAGTAGCGAAGTCCAGTTGGGGCAGGTCCATCGTCAAATACATGTCCCAGATGCCCATCCGAACTTTTGCTACGGACTTCAGTGCGCACCATTCCGTGCGAGGAGTCAGAGCGTGTAACTAATGCATCCGGGTCAACAGGTTGTGTAAAACTTGGCCATCCAGTGCCGGAATCAAATTTATGTGTGGATGAAAATAACACTGTCCCCGTCACTACATCAACATATATACCATGCTTTTTGTTATCCCAGTATTCGTTATGATATGGAGGCTCTGTGCCATTTTGCCTAACTACATAATATTGTAACTGAGTGAGATTTTCACTTTTCATGGTTAAATCCTTAAAAAAAATATTGCTGCAACTTATTGCTAGCAGTGCTAAACAAACGATTAATTTCATTGTAGTGTAAATATAATCATTTTATTTTAAAAGTCAATAGTGTATTGTAATAAAAACAAATGAATATGAGCGATAGTTACTGATGGAGGGGTCACAGCCTTAAAATAAAAAATAAAATTTACAAAATCTTAATATTTGGCTGAAAATAACTTTATATGTAGATGCTTACTTACACACAGGATTTTGAAAAAAATCAGTTGTATACTATTTTTAACAAAATGATGTAAGGAGGGTTTTAATGAAGTTTGTAAAGAGTTTAGCGTTGGTTGCAGTATTGGCAGTTGCTACTGCAGGTTTTGCACAACAACAAGCAAAACCTGAAGAAAAACCAGAAGTTAAGCAAGAGCAGCCAGTGCCAGAAAAACCAAAACTGGAAGTTGGCGGACTGGCATACATTGAGTGGTCAAAGGAGTTGAAGCATTCAGCTACTACTAGAAACCCTGATGAGAATTATAATACATTTGCAATCAAGCGAGTGTATCTGGATTTCAAGAAGAAGTTGGATGATATGTGGAGTGTACGGGTAACAACCGATGTTGGTCAGGTTGACAGTAAGGCTAGTAAGAAGTATACAGAAACAGGAACAACAACATCTACTCCTGAATCAAAGACTAACTTTTACACTGTCTTCTTAAAGTATGCTTATATTGAAGCAAAAGAAAAATTAGACTTTGCTGAGTATAAGTTTGCATTTGGTATGATTAGCACTCCGCTTATTGGCTTTGTTGACAAGCAGAGTGATTACCGCTGGTTAGAGCAAAACTATGCTGACCAGGCTAAAACGGTACTATATTATTTGGATGGAACAACATTGAAGGGTCAATCAATTGATAACTCTGCAGACATGGGTGTGAGCTTGGAAGTTTCAATGTTTAACAAGCTTGTAACTATCACCGGTGCATTAACAAATGGTGAAGGCTACAAATATGCTGATGAGGTGAAGTTAGGTGACGATGGCAAGGCATACTATGGCATGCTTACCATTATGCCAATAAAGGACCTGTATTTTGTTGGAATTTACCGCAACCAAGATACCAATGACAAGATAAGTGACAATTACAATAGGTATATGGGTGGTGGTGTAGTATATTCTGATGAGTGGTACAAAATTGGCGCAATGTACTATATCCCTGAAGTAAGTACCAAAAAAGCAGGTCAAGCTGCAGTAGAGAATAAATACAAATTATTTGATAGCTGGGTGCATGTACGGCTTGACCAGATTGTAGATATGCCTGTAATCGTTGTGGGTAGATACGCCTTTGGCGAAAACAAAGATGTTGATAAATCAAAAGTTACATCATGGGCAGCAGGCCTTGGGTACTATATTGCCAATGGTCTGAGGGCGGTAGCTTACTTTCAGAATGTAAAGTCTGAGGCTCTTGATGATCCAGATAGGCAGATCTTTGTAAAAACTGAAGTTAAGTTCTAGCAATATCTCACTCAACTCCTACAGAAGGGAAGCTTTGTAGCGAGCTTCCCTTTTTTTATTCAAATCCCAAGCGCCA is a genomic window of Spirochaetota bacterium containing:
- a CDS encoding bifunctional methionine sulfoxide reductase B/A protein produces the protein MKSENLTQLQYYVVRQNGTEPPYHNEYWDNKKHGIYVDVVTGTVLFSSTHKFDSGTGWPSFTQPVDPDALVTRSDSSHGMVRTEVRSKSSDGHLGHVFDDGPAPTGLRYCINSAALRFIPVEKMIEEGYLDYMYLFDEVQLPFEQIILGGGCFWGVEAYFKKVKGVVDTTVGYSGGTTHNPDYKTVCTGTTGHAETVLVTFDPKIITLEKILKHFYAIHNPSTPNRQGLDIGTQYRSAIFYISDRQKHAIDEIISQLKAKGITVTTEVAMAKNFYKAEEYHQDYLTKNPGGYCHINLNKIHEF